A genomic region of Papaver somniferum cultivar HN1 chromosome 7, ASM357369v1, whole genome shotgun sequence contains the following coding sequences:
- the LOC113294627 gene encoding pre-mRNA-splicing factor cwc25-like, translating into MAFESASQSPSGLNNSAPGFVVPGLSLPDMGVGSDVCNSLALQQYQFDQLISNVLEVNYVEQQADALAISIKAAAERAAVHAADISRLLNDEKCDRCDAPEVKNVELKRKREQPERKPHSWAPSSPTSLKSKSISPLHPRHVSPIKPRNSGREEYSRSDFRSRSHRKPSSHGRHDDQRNYTKSRHKRGDVDRSVDRESHDRYTSSSRRRSPLARKRSSRHQHDGSGPPQRSRSRSRSPRPRHRKPSRVQNERRISKSPLNSNRIYSPRSSMRTTPRDDFSRRGLSPTLSTRSVLMEENKVDNNDFSRSLSPNNKVEDSTLNLAVNSREVEDKRSSKSLKNRSSYTSRSRSTSEE; encoded by the exons ATGGCATTTGAATCTGCTTCACAATCGCCGAGTGGTCTGAACAACTCTGCACCAGGATTCGTTGTGCCAGGTTTATCCTTGCCTGATATGGGTGTGGGATCCGATGTTTGTAACTCATTAGCTTTGCAGCAGTATCAGTTTGATCAGTTGATA AGTAATGTACTTGAAGTGAACTATGTGGAACAACAGGCAGATGCACTTGCTATAAGCATCAAGGCGGCTGCTGAGCGAGCTGCAGTTCATGCTGCTGACATCAGCAGACTCTTGAATGATGAAAAGTGTGATCGCTGTGATGCACCTGAAGTGAAAAATGTAGAATTGAAGCGGAAAAG GGAACAACCAGAACGAAAACCTCATTCATGGGCTCCATCTTCTCCCACGTCATTAAAATCAAAGTCCATATCTCCGTTGCATCCAAGACACGTATCTCCAATTAAGCCAAGAAATAGTGGCAGGGAAGAATATTCTCGAAGTGACTTCAGAAGCCGGAGCCACAGAAAACCAAGTTCGCATGGTCGTCACGATGATCAGAGGAATTACACAAAATCAAGACATAAAAGAGGAGATGTAGATCGTTCTGTTGATAGGGAATCTCATGATAGGTATACCAGCAGTAGCAGGAGGAGATCCCCATTAGCCAGGAAAAGATCCTCGAGGCACCAGCATGATGGTTCTGGTCCCCCTCAGCGCAGCCGCAGTAGATCTCGATCACCTAGACCACGacacaggaaaccaagcagagtTCAAAATGAGCGCAGGATATCGAAGAGTCCACTTAACAGCAATAGAATCTATAGTCCTAGGAGTTCTATGAGAACAACTCCAAGAGATGATTTTTCTAGAAGGGGCTTATCCCCAACGCTCAGTACTAGAAGTGTTCTGATGGAGGAAAACAAAGTTGACAACAATGATTTTTCTAGGAGCTTATCCCCAAATAATAAGGTAGAAGACAGCACACTTAACCTGGCTGTTAATTCTAGAGAAGTAGAAGATAAACGATCCAGTAAAAGTTTGAAGAATAGGAGTTCGTATACTTCACGATCACGTTCTACTTCTGAAGAATAG